Part of the Chloroflexota bacterium genome is shown below.
ACACCCACTCCAACCCCCCCCAGCCCCACGCCGACCAACACCCCCACACCGGTGCCCCCCACGGCCACACCCACACCGACCAACACGCCAACGCCTGCACCGCCAACCGACACCCCCACCCCCGTACCCCCAACCGACACCCCTACCCCCTGAGGAACGCCATGCCCATCGACCTTTCCGAATTCCTCCCCGAACTGCTGCGCCAGCCTGGCCTTTCGGGCACCGAAGCGCCCGTGCGCGATTTCCTCGCCGCGCGCTGGCAGCCCCTCGCCGACGACCTGCTGGTTTCCCCCATTGGCACCCTGACCGCGCTGCGCCGCGGCAGCGCGCCCGAACCTCGCCCTCGCGTGCTCTTCGCCGCGCATATGGATACCATCGGCATGATGGTGAGCAAGGTGGAAGGCGAATTCCTGCACATTGCGCCCATCGGCGGCCTCGACCCGCGCGTGCTCCCCGGCCAGGCCGTCACCGTGTTTACAGAAGGCGGCGCGCTGCCCGGCCTGTTGGTGGCCCCGCCCGACCGCCTGCTGCCCCCCGAAATGCGCGGCAAGCCGGTGCCCCTCACCCACCTGTTGGTGGATACCGGCCTGAATGCCCGTCAGGTGGCGCGGCGCGTGCGCGTCGGCGACCGCGTGGCCTTTGCCCAGCCGCCCGAAATGCTGGGCGAGGAAACCATCATGGGGCCAGGGCTGGACAATCGGGCGTCGGTGGCCGCATTCACTTTAGCGCTGGAAGCCATGCAAGGCCGCACGCCCGCGTGGGATGTGTACTTCTCCGCCACGGTGCAGGAAGAGGAAACCCTGGGCGGCGCGCAGACCATTGCCTACGAACTGCGCCCCGATGTGGCCGTGGCCGTGGATGTCAGTTTTGCCACCGGCCCCGGCGTGGGCGAGGCCAAAGGTTTCCCCCTGGGCGAGGGCATTTTGCTGGGCTTTGGCCCTAACATTCACCCCAAAGTGCACGCGGCCGTCAAGGCCGTGGCCGAGCGTCTGGAAATCCCCTACCATGTGGAATACCTGCCCACGCATTCCGGCACCGACGCGATGGCATTGCAAGTCGCGGCTGCGGGCGCGGCCAGCATGGTGGTCAGCATCCCGCTGCGCTACATGCACACGCCGGTGGAAATGGTGTCGCTGAAAGACATCCGCCGCGCCGCCCGCCTGCTGGCCGAGTTTGCCCTCAGCCTCGCGGGCGAAGCCGAAAACCTCACCACCTGGGAAGCATGAACGATGATCATACGCATGTGGCACGGGCGCGTGCCAACCGAAAAAGCCGCGGCCTATCGCGCTTTTCTCAACGCGCGGGCCATTCCCGATTACCAATCAGTGCCCGGCAACCTGGGCGTGTACATTCTGGAACGCCCCGAAGGCGATGTGACCCACTTCATCACCCTGACCTATTGGGAAAGCCTGGACGCCATTCGCGCCTTCGCCGGCGAAGATGTGGAAAAAGCGAAGTATTACCCTGAAGACAAGGACTATTTGCTGGAGTTCGAGCCGCGAGTGGTGCATTATGAGGTGGTGGGGCGGGCCTCGCACGAAGGATAGCGGAATGCCTAACAGGTTGATCAGCGGCGAATGGGAAGCAGCTTTTCTTCACCTTTTCCACCAGGCTGAGGCGGAATTTGTCATGGTTTCCCCTTTCCTCGGGCGTGAGCCGGTGGAAGCCCTCCGTGATGCACTCTGCCGACGGGAACAAGGTGAGCGAATTCGCGTCCGTTGCGTTGTGAACTGTTCCTCGGACCATTTGCTGGACGGGAGTGTAGATAGCGAGGCGATGGCGTTGCTGGCAAAAGATTGCCCGCAGGCCGATATTTTCCACCTCGGTGGTTTACACGCCAAAGTGTACATTGCTGACCAAAAGACGGCATTGATTACCTCAGCAAATTTCACATGGAGCGGTTGGCGACGCAATCGTGAAGTCGGGGTCTGGCTGGAAGAACCCAATATGGTGCGTGAAGCGTATCAGTGGGTAAGTGCCATTCAGGAAATCAGCACGCCCCTGGAACCTGGAAGAGGAAGATTTAAGCCGATTAGTTCGGCTAAGTGGAGGGTTGGCAAAACAGCGACGCCACACACTTTCCAAAGAACAAAAGGCCAGTGCGGCCTCAATACAAGAAGTTCTGATACGGGCACGTTTGCGCTCTCTACAGGCGGCACGGCCAACAGGGAAGAACATTAGGCCATTCCCATCTTCCACGAGCGAAAACCGCATTTTTGCCTCAACCATTTTGTACCTGTTGCAGACACAAGGGCCTTTAACGACTCGGGAGCTGCATCCGCTTATTCAGGCATTACACCCTGAGCTTTGTGATGATACAGTGGAGCGAATTATCAACGGTGTGCACTTTGGTAAACGTTGGAAGCACATGGTTCGTAACGCACAGCAGTACCTCAAACGCACAGGGCAAATTAATTATGACCCACACACGCGAAAGTGGGCTGTAGCTCAACTTCCGCAGAACGATTGACCAACCCTGTTGCAGTAATAGATAAAATTTCTTGCAGGAGGCCACCTTGTCCTTGTCTGACTTTCCCCCCTTCGGCGCGCGCCAAACTCGCCTGCTGCAACGCCTCACCGAGGCTGTGGCGGTTTCCAGCGATGAGGGCGCGGTGCGCAAAATCGTGCTGGAACACGTCCGCCCGCTGGCCGATGAGGTGCGCGTGGACGCCCTCGGCAACGTCCTCGCGAGCAAGCGCGGCACGGCTTCCCGCCGCCTGCGGGTGATGGTTGCCGCGCACATGGACGAAATCGGCTTCATGCTCACCCACGACGAGGGCAAAGGGCTCTTTCGCTTCGGGAAGGTGGGCGGCATTGACACACGCAACATTTTGGGCAAGGCGGTGTGGGTCGGCCCGGAACGCATCCCCGGCGTGATTGGCATGACGCCCATCCACCTCACCACGCGGGAAAGCCGCCAGCGCGTGCCCGAGCTGGACACGCTACGCATCGACGTCGGCCCGGAAAACGCGGGCAAGGTCAAACCCGGCATGCGCGCCACCTTCGCCACGCCGTTCACCCGCACCGGCGCGAGCATCCGCGCCAAAGCCCTCGACGATCGCTTCGGCGTGGCCTTGTTGATTGAACTGCTGCGCCACGCGCCGGAAAATATCGACCTGCTGGCCGCCTTCACCGTGCAAGAGGAAGTCGGTCTGCGCGGGGCCAAAGTGGCCGCCTTTGCCCTGGAGCCCGACCTCGCCTTTGCGCTGGATTGCACCCACGCCCTCGACCTGCCCACCGACGACGGCGAACCCAACACCCGCTACAACACCCGCTTAGGCCACGGGCCGGCCATTTACATCGCGGACCGCGCCACCCTCTCCGACCCGCGGCTGATTCAGCACCTGGTGGAAACCGCAGAGGCTGAAGGGCTGCCCTACCAGTTCCGGCAGGCAGGCGGCGGGGCAACCGATGCAGGCGTCATCCACAAACAACGCGGCGGCATTCCCACCGTGTCGGTTTCCACCCCCGCGCGCTACTTGCATTCCCCGGCTTCCATCGCCCGCATAGACGACTGGAAGCACACTTTCTACCTTGTGCTGGCCGCTTTGCGGCGGCTGACGCCGGAGGTGGTGCGTGGATAAAACTGCCGAGGCTCTTGACCTGTTGGCGTTGTCAGCCGTCTTCCACCGCTACCCCGAAATTTTGGCGGTGTACCTTTTTGGCTCTTACGCCGATGGGACGGCGCGCGCCGACAGCGACATCGACCTTGGCATCCTGCCGCGCACGCCCGACTTCCACAACCGCCTGCTGGATTTACTCACCGACCTCACCAAAGCAGGTTTTGACCGCGTGGACATCGTTTTCTTAGACCAGGCCGACCTTACCACGCGCTACGAGATCGTTCGCCGCAACACTTTGCTCTACGCCGCGCCCGATTTTCACCACGGTGATTACTTCTCGCGCACCCTGCGGGAGTATTGGGATTTTGAGCCTTACCTGCGCGTTGCCCGGGAAGCGTACAAGGAGAGATTGCTCCATGATGGTACGCCGTGAAGTTATTCGCAAGCGGCTTCAGCGACTGGAAGAATACCTTCGGGTGCTTGAGACGCTTGCGGGTTATTCGGAAGCCGAGTTTTTGGCCTCTCCTGAGCGCTATGGCAGTGCAGAGCGCTTCTTGCAGCTTGCCATTGAAGCCACAATAGACATTGGTAACCACATCATTGCCGACTTGCAACTGGGACAGGTAGAGGTTTCCCGCGATGTGGCTTATTTGCTCGCGGACGCCGGCAAAATATCCCCTGAATTGCGAGAAACATGGACTCGGATGATAGGTTTCCGCAACATTCTGGTGCATGATTATCTGGACATTGAC
Proteins encoded:
- a CDS encoding M42 family peptidase, translating into MPIDLSEFLPELLRQPGLSGTEAPVRDFLAARWQPLADDLLVSPIGTLTALRRGSAPEPRPRVLFAAHMDTIGMMVSKVEGEFLHIAPIGGLDPRVLPGQAVTVFTEGGALPGLLVAPPDRLLPPEMRGKPVPLTHLLVDTGLNARQVARRVRVGDRVAFAQPPEMLGEETIMGPGLDNRASVAAFTLALEAMQGRTPAWDVYFSATVQEEETLGGAQTIAYELRPDVAVAVDVSFATGPGVGEAKGFPLGEGILLGFGPNIHPKVHAAVKAVAERLEIPYHVEYLPTHSGTDAMALQVAAAGAASMVVSIPLRYMHTPVEMVSLKDIRRAARLLAEFALSLAGEAENLTTWEA
- a CDS encoding antibiotic biosynthesis monooxygenase; protein product: MIIRMWHGRVPTEKAAAYRAFLNARAIPDYQSVPGNLGVYILERPEGDVTHFITLTYWESLDAIRAFAGEDVEKAKYYPEDKDYLLEFEPRVVHYEVVGRASHEG
- a CDS encoding M42 family peptidase, which codes for MQEATLSLSDFPPFGARQTRLLQRLTEAVAVSSDEGAVRKIVLEHVRPLADEVRVDALGNVLASKRGTASRRLRVMVAAHMDEIGFMLTHDEGKGLFRFGKVGGIDTRNILGKAVWVGPERIPGVIGMTPIHLTTRESRQRVPELDTLRIDVGPENAGKVKPGMRATFATPFTRTGASIRAKALDDRFGVALLIELLRHAPENIDLLAAFTVQEEVGLRGAKVAAFALEPDLAFALDCTHALDLPTDDGEPNTRYNTRLGHGPAIYIADRATLSDPRLIQHLVETAEAEGLPYQFRQAGGGATDAGVIHKQRGGIPTVSVSTPARYLHSPASIARIDDWKHTFYLVLAALRRLTPEVVRG
- a CDS encoding nucleotidyltransferase domain-containing protein — protein: MDKTAEALDLLALSAVFHRYPEILAVYLFGSYADGTARADSDIDLGILPRTPDFHNRLLDLLTDLTKAGFDRVDIVFLDQADLTTRYEIVRRNTLLYAAPDFHHGDYFSRTLREYWDFEPYLRVAREAYKERLLHDGTP
- a CDS encoding DUF86 domain-containing protein, whose translation is MVRREVIRKRLQRLEEYLRVLETLAGYSEAEFLASPERYGSAERFLQLAIEATIDIGNHIIADLQLGQVEVSRDVAYLLADAGKISPELRETWTRMIGFRNILVHDYLDIDRRIVYEVLQNHLDDLRLLMQTFATFL